One Ostrea edulis chromosome 2, xbOstEdul1.1, whole genome shotgun sequence genomic region harbors:
- the LOC125681238 gene encoding uncharacterized protein LOC125681238 isoform X4, producing the protein MSSKCFIIFQFFIQVAISQKPFSLKVDDNGRYSLYVNGNVWLDSAPTFFRDRGKLFSTGDGTLKLFYTGNEVGVDKLGNFTTKDYLYRAGSREFFVSIRQYDDPNFLVFVQNYTDGASATKANSFDEIISGFPGFQIQDGVVERGYLSYGGYMLGDTHKVIGKWGSQTEEIRDGLSGGPLVIFDKEANTLIISPLTEFMTVSNWHEGGVGGNIYWGIMGGVNEVPYHYTCMTMVYYTKGINKAFEGWGKTLKKMYGSKENSLAQDLTLHRAGYWTDNGAYYYYKTEPMKNYEQTMMDLINKTIPFFNYFQFDSWWYYKGSSGGVKLWEPRNDIFPHGFGYFYNHTFSLLALHNRYWSKDTSYAKQNGGKYDFIVEDSGALPVEQTFWNDLLNKTLTWGLVMYEQDWLNVQLDKLTALKTNLTLGEVWLTQMNKAAKANNVYIQYCMANPRHALQSLTLSQVTQVRVSDDYSPGGEQWRIGVSSLLAYALGLAPSKDTFWTTEIQPGNRYRKSEPYTRLNALVATLSTGPYGPSDMLGHMDFSLINKSCFSYGEMTRPAKPATAMDIEFLKEAFESTKMETWSTYSINMLNNTALKWGTVLAVETVGDVTLQYNDLDFLIPGVPYALFSYDNPSSFREFNKSDKLVLPNNCTKTDFCLYHFVPKMNHGENEVYLLGDISKWLPAANGRIRSIVYQETDLLINLWGMAGEEITIHYVLNGEIKSGTCPIKTTGFNCISMLSGKCVY; encoded by the exons ATGTCTTccaaatgttttatcatatttcaAT TCTTTATTCAGGTTGCAATTTCTCAAAAGCCGTTTTCCCTTAAAGTGGACGACAACGGGCGTTACTCATTGTATGTCAACGGTAATGTTTGGTTGGACAGCGCACCGACTTTTTTCAGAGACCGTGGAAAACTTTTCTCTACTGGGGATGGTACTTTAAAGCTCTTTTACACTGGTAACGAGGTTGGAGTTGACAAACTCGGAAATTTTACCACCAAAGATTACCTCTACAGAGCTGGGAGTAGGGAATTTTTTGTCTCTATACGACAGTATGACGACCCGAATTTCCTAGTATTTGTCCAG AATTACACAGATGGAGCAAGTGCTACAAAGGCGAACTCTTTCGATGAAATAATCTCTGGATTTCCCGGATTTCAAATTCAAGATGGTGTCGTTGAAAGAGGTTACTTGTCGTATGGTGGATACATGTTAGGAGATACTCATAAAGTCATTGGAAA ATGGGGAAGTCAGACAGAGGAAATTCGAGATGGTCTATCTGGAGGGCCGCTTGTGATCTTTGATAAAGAAGCTAATACtctgattatctctcctttgacgGAGTTCATGACAGTCTCCAACTGGCATGAAGGTGGCGTTGGCGGTAACATCTACTGGGGGATTATGGGAGGTGTTAATGAAGTACCATACCATTACACTTGCATGACAATGGTGTATTACACTAAAGGCATTAATAAG GCTTTTGAAGGATGggggaaaactttaaagaagatGTATGGCAGTAAGGAGAATTCTCTCGCACAAGATCTTACTCTTCATCGAGCTGGTTACTGGACAGACAATG GTGCGTATTACTATTAcaaaacagaaccaatgaagAACTATGAGCAGACGATGATGGACCTAATAAATAAAACCATACCATTCTTTAA CTACTTCCAGTTCGATTCGTGGTGGTATTATAAAGGATCATCTGGTGGAGTCAAGTTGTGGGAGCCACGTAATGACATCTTTCCCCATGGCTTCGG atatttctACAACCATACGTTTTCCTTGTTGGCTCTTCATAATCGATACTG gtccAAGGATACTTCATATGCCAAACAAAATGGTGGAAAGTATGACTTCATAGTTGAAGACTCAGGCGCTTTGCCTGTTGAACAG ACTTTCTGGAATGATCTTTTGAACAAAACATTGACATGGGGTCTTGTTATGTATGAACAG GATTGGTTGAACGTCCAGCTGGACAAACTAACAGCGTTAAAAACTAACCTGACTCTAGGAGAGGTGTGGCTGACTCAGATGAACAAGGCGGCGAAAGCTAACAATGTCTATATTCAGTACTGTATGGCAAACCCCCGGCACGCTTTGCAGTCCCTCACTCTTTCTCAAGTTACACAA GTAAGAGTAAGTGATGACTACTCCCCAGGCGGTGAACAATGGCGGATTGGTGTGTCGTCACTGTTAGCATACGCATTAGGTTTAGCGCCATCCAAAGATACTTTCTGGACTACCGAAATACAACCTGGAAATCGATATA GGAAGTCGGAGCCCTATACACGATTGAACGCCTTGGTTGCCACTTTGTCCACTGGTCCGTACGGGCCCAGTGACATGTTAGGTCATATGGATTTCAGTCTAATTAACAA ATCTTGTTTCTCCTATGGCGAAATGACGCGACCAGCAAAGCCTGCTACTGCTATGGATATTGAATTCTTAAAG GAAGCATTTGAGTCGACAAAAATGGAAACCTGGTCGACCTACAGCATTAATATGTTAAACAACACCGCATTGAAGTGGGGAACCGTACTGGCTGTCGAAACTGTCGGTGATGTAACATTACAATACAACGATCTGGACTTTTTG ATTCCAGGAGTACCATACGCTCTCTTCAGTTACGACAACCCATCGTCATTCCGAGAGTTTAACAAGTCGGATAAGCTAGTTCTTCCTAATAATTGTACGAAGACTGATTTTTGCCTTTATCACTTCGTTCCAAAAATGAATCatgg TGAGAATGAGGTCTACTTATTAGGAGATATAAGTAAGTGGTTGCCCGCAGCAAATGGTAGGATCAGATCCATTGTCTATCAGGAAACGGATCTATTGATAAACTTATGGGGAATGGCGGGTGAGGAAATTACTATTCACTATGTACTGAATGGCGAAATAAAATCCGGAAcatgtccaatcaaaacaactgGATTTAATTGTATATCTATGCTGAGCGGAAAATGTGTTTATTAA